One Alkalicoccus halolimnae DNA segment encodes these proteins:
- the recG gene encoding ATP-dependent DNA helicase RecG, with translation MNVPVHALKGIGARAEEQMAAMGIYTIKDLLFYFPFRYEDFSVRRLEEVQHDERVTLQGKVHSQPELRFFGKKKSRLTVRVLVDGFLVQAVFFNQPFLKRQIELGQTLLFHGKFDRNRLMINGAIVKTSASEEGALEPVYPLKGDVKLVSLRKWIAQAYEDYGQEIEELLPEPLLGKYKLLPRQQACYYLHYPQNMDMFHQAKRRMVYEELLLFQLKMQYFRKRTRESTDGITKVWAEDELNKFLKDLPFELTEAQHRVLKEILTDLESPYRMNRLLQGDVGSGKTVIAAVALYAAVLAGYQGALMVPTEILAEQHAESLHDLFSSFSVEIGHLSGSSKAKERRETLAKLEAGEIDIITGTHALIQEGVDFYNLGLVITDEQHRFGVAQRRVLRDKGMKPDVLFMTATPIPRTLAITAYGDMDVSTIDEMPKGRKPIETYWAKQDTLPRVLAFIEKQTAKGNQAYVICPLIEESDMLDVQNAIDLHAHIQAVLPNLNIGLMHGRLHADEKDEIMQQFASGEVDVLVSTTVVEVGVNVPNATVMVIYDANRFGLAQLHQLRGRVGRGSDQAYCILLADPKTDAGKERMGIMTETNDGFELSQRDLELRGPGDFFGVKQSGLPLMKVADIIEDYRTLEAARQDAVKLIASNAFWESEVYAGLRRALEEEGVFSTEKID, from the coding sequence ATGAATGTGCCTGTACATGCGTTAAAAGGAATCGGCGCAAGAGCCGAAGAACAGATGGCAGCAATGGGAATCTATACAATTAAGGATTTATTGTTCTATTTTCCTTTCCGCTATGAAGACTTTTCTGTTCGCCGACTTGAAGAAGTTCAGCACGATGAACGAGTAACTTTGCAGGGGAAAGTGCACAGCCAGCCCGAACTGCGTTTTTTTGGAAAAAAGAAATCGCGTCTTACCGTTCGCGTGCTCGTGGACGGTTTTCTCGTGCAGGCAGTATTTTTTAACCAGCCCTTTTTAAAAAGACAGATAGAGCTCGGCCAGACTCTGCTTTTTCATGGGAAATTTGACAGGAATCGACTAATGATAAATGGAGCCATTGTTAAAACGTCTGCATCGGAAGAAGGGGCTCTGGAGCCGGTTTATCCATTAAAAGGAGATGTGAAACTCGTTTCCCTGCGTAAATGGATTGCCCAGGCTTATGAAGATTACGGACAGGAAATTGAGGAGCTTCTTCCGGAGCCTCTGCTGGGTAAATACAAACTGCTTCCAAGGCAGCAGGCCTGTTATTATCTGCATTACCCGCAGAATATGGATATGTTTCATCAGGCTAAGCGAAGAATGGTCTACGAAGAACTGCTGTTGTTTCAATTAAAAATGCAGTATTTCAGAAAGAGAACGAGGGAATCAACAGATGGAATTACAAAAGTATGGGCGGAGGACGAATTAAATAAATTTTTAAAAGACCTTCCTTTTGAACTTACAGAAGCGCAGCATAGAGTGCTTAAAGAGATCCTGACAGACCTTGAATCCCCCTACAGGATGAATCGTCTTCTTCAGGGAGACGTAGGATCCGGAAAAACAGTAATCGCTGCCGTTGCACTTTATGCCGCGGTACTCGCCGGTTACCAGGGAGCGCTGATGGTCCCGACCGAAATTCTGGCGGAGCAGCACGCAGAATCTCTGCATGACCTTTTCAGCAGTTTCTCTGTGGAAATTGGGCATCTCTCAGGCTCCTCAAAAGCGAAGGAACGCCGTGAAACCCTCGCTAAGCTGGAAGCCGGAGAAATAGATATAATAACCGGGACCCACGCCCTGATCCAGGAAGGTGTCGATTTCTATAACCTCGGTCTCGTTATTACAGACGAACAGCATCGGTTCGGCGTAGCTCAGAGAAGGGTTCTGCGTGATAAAGGTATGAAGCCGGACGTGCTGTTTATGACCGCCACACCGATACCGCGGACACTAGCTATCACAGCTTATGGAGACATGGATGTGTCAACTATTGATGAAATGCCGAAAGGACGTAAACCAATAGAAACATACTGGGCGAAGCAGGATACCCTTCCGCGGGTGCTAGCATTTATTGAAAAGCAAACGGCAAAAGGAAATCAGGCTTATGTCATCTGCCCGTTAATTGAAGAATCGGATATGCTTGATGTTCAGAATGCCATTGATCTGCATGCTCACATTCAGGCAGTGCTTCCCAACCTCAATATTGGGTTAATGCACGGCCGGCTGCATGCTGATGAAAAAGATGAAATCATGCAGCAGTTTGCTTCAGGAGAGGTGGACGTGCTCGTTTCGACTACAGTTGTGGAAGTCGGGGTAAACGTCCCTAACGCTACTGTCATGGTGATTTACGATGCGAACCGCTTCGGTCTGGCTCAGCTTCATCAGCTGCGAGGTCGTGTCGGCCGGGGTTCCGATCAGGCTTACTGCATCCTGCTTGCTGATCCTAAAACAGATGCTGGTAAAGAGAGAATGGGAATTATGACAGAAACAAATGATGGCTTTGAATTGTCCCAGCGGGATCTGGAGCTGAGAGGCCCCGGCGATTTTTTCGGGGTGAAACAGAGTGGGCTTCCGTTAATGAAAGTGGCCGATATTATTGAAGACTACCGGACACTGGAAGCAGCCAGGCAGGATGCTGTTAAGTTGATAGCTTCAAATGCTTTCTGGGAATCGGAAGTTTATGCTGGACTTCGCAGGGCTTTGGAAGAAGAGGGCGTATTTTCAACGGAAAAAATTGATTAG
- the sdaAA gene encoding L-serine ammonia-lyase, iron-sulfur-dependent, subunit alpha: MFKNAEELVQTAEKEGILLSEVMIRQEMAVHDRSREEIIKQMERNLDVMERAVNRGITESVRSVSGLTGGDGKKLHEYMMINDTLSGNLTLDAVAKAMSTNEVNAAMGTICATPTAGAAGVVPGTLFAVKEKLNPTREEMVRYLFVSGAFGFVIANNASISGAAGGCQAEVGSATAMAAAAIVEMAGGTPRQSSQAMAIALKNMLGLVCDPVAGLVEVPCVKRNAFGASHALVAADLALAGIESRIPCDEVIDAMYRIGENMPTALKETGEGGLAATPTGRRYKEEIFGGGK, from the coding sequence TTGTTTAAAAATGCTGAAGAGCTTGTACAGACGGCCGAAAAAGAGGGTATTTTATTATCCGAAGTAATGATTCGGCAGGAAATGGCCGTCCACGACCGTTCCCGGGAAGAGATCATTAAACAGATGGAGAGAAATCTCGATGTGATGGAGCGGGCTGTCAACCGCGGGATAACAGAAAGTGTACGTTCTGTTTCCGGATTAACAGGTGGAGATGGCAAAAAGCTGCACGAATATATGATGATCAACGATACCCTATCCGGGAATTTAACGCTTGATGCTGTAGCAAAAGCAATGTCCACAAACGAAGTCAATGCTGCAATGGGCACGATCTGTGCTACTCCTACTGCTGGTGCAGCCGGTGTAGTTCCCGGTACACTTTTTGCCGTTAAAGAAAAGCTGAATCCAACACGGGAGGAAATGGTCCGATATTTATTTGTAAGTGGAGCATTTGGATTTGTAATTGCAAATAATGCTTCAATATCAGGGGCAGCAGGAGGGTGCCAGGCTGAAGTTGGTTCTGCTACAGCGATGGCAGCGGCAGCAATTGTAGAAATGGCAGGCGGAACACCGCGCCAGTCGTCCCAGGCGATGGCCATTGCTTTGAAAAACATGCTGGGACTGGTATGTGATCCTGTTGCCGGTCTGGTGGAAGTGCCATGTGTAAAAAGAAATGCATTCGGTGCATCGCACGCTCTCGTAGCTGCGGATCTGGCTCTTGCAGGAATTGAAAGCAGAATTCCTTGTGACGAAGTGATTGATGCAATGTACCGTATCGGAGAAAATATGCCGACAGCCCTCAAAGAAACAGGAGAAGGCGGTTTGGCAGCTACTCCTACAGGCAGGCGTTATAAAGAAGAAATTTTCGGAGGCGGGAAATAG
- the sdaAB gene encoding L-serine ammonia-lyase, iron-sulfur-dependent subunit beta — MKFRSVFDIIGPVMIGPSSSHTAGAARIGLVARQLFRSQPEKVTFHLYGSFAKTYQGHGTDVALIGGMLGFDTSDQRLTNAVNEAGTAGLAYEFKIENEVSHHPNTVKIVMESKDKSMSLVGISIGGGKVEIKELNGFELRLSGNHPAILVVHDDKYGTIASTAAILASNKINIGHMEVSRKEQGKEALMVIEVDQNVAQDILDKIAELEHINQVTKVHE, encoded by the coding sequence ATGAAATTCAGAAGTGTATTTGATATTATCGGACCGGTTATGATTGGTCCTTCGAGTTCCCATACAGCCGGGGCTGCGAGAATAGGCCTGGTTGCCAGACAGTTATTTCGCAGTCAGCCTGAAAAGGTCACTTTTCATCTTTACGGGTCTTTTGCCAAAACATATCAGGGTCATGGAACAGATGTAGCACTAATAGGCGGAATGCTGGGGTTTGATACAAGCGATCAGCGGCTTACCAATGCTGTAAATGAAGCAGGAACCGCGGGCCTCGCTTATGAGTTTAAAATTGAAAATGAAGTGAGCCACCATCCTAATACGGTTAAAATAGTAATGGAAAGCAAAGATAAATCGATGTCTTTAGTAGGAATATCGATAGGAGGAGGCAAAGTGGAAATTAAAGAATTAAACGGGTTTGAACTGAGATTAAGCGGGAACCATCCGGCGATTCTTGTTGTTCATGACGATAAATACGGAACCATTGCTTCAACAGCGGCTATTCTTGCTTCAAACAAAATTAATATAGGTCATATGGAAGTATCCAGGAAAGAACAGGGGAAAGAAGCGCTCATGGTGATCGAGGTTGACCAGAACGTTGCACAGGATATTCTCGATAAAATAGCAGAGTTGGAACATATAAATCAAGTTACGAAAGTTCACGAATAA
- a CDS encoding DegV family protein, with product MGNVVIVTDSTADIPASLAEDLSIRVVPLKVHFGNETYEDGVDLTSEQFYKKLKEAGTIPTTSQPTPNQFEEAYKKIFKETGSDIISIHLSSKLSGTFQSAYIAQQTLGEEVPLEVIDSKRASYAIGVIVVEAAQMAGKGASKEEIVNRINEMLEETSVYFMVDTLEYLQKNGRIGKASALVGSLLKIKPILSLTEEGEVYPFEKVRGNKKAVQKILSEFTRLYNGKPLHVGISHAEAEKEAEHFMSRMKEQFDVQQEVITNIGPVIGTHVGPGTISIAVTPLYRS from the coding sequence ATGGGAAATGTTGTTATAGTAACGGATTCAACGGCAGATATTCCAGCCTCACTGGCAGAGGATCTTAGTATACGAGTTGTCCCCCTGAAAGTGCATTTCGGAAATGAAACGTATGAAGATGGAGTGGATCTAACTTCGGAGCAATTTTACAAAAAGCTGAAAGAAGCAGGTACTATTCCGACCACTTCCCAGCCTACTCCCAATCAGTTTGAAGAAGCTTACAAAAAGATTTTTAAAGAAACGGGCTCGGATATTATTTCTATTCATTTATCTTCGAAATTAAGCGGCACCTTTCAATCTGCCTATATAGCTCAGCAGACATTAGGCGAAGAAGTTCCGCTGGAAGTGATCGATTCTAAAAGAGCTTCCTATGCAATCGGAGTAATAGTCGTTGAAGCAGCCCAGATGGCCGGAAAAGGAGCTTCAAAAGAGGAAATTGTAAATCGAATAAATGAAATGCTCGAAGAAACCTCTGTTTATTTCATGGTTGATACGCTGGAATATCTTCAAAAAAACGGAAGAATTGGCAAAGCTTCTGCCCTTGTTGGTTCTCTTCTCAAAATAAAACCTATCCTCTCTTTAACGGAAGAAGGAGAAGTGTACCCGTTTGAAAAAGTCCGGGGAAACAAAAAAGCAGTGCAGAAGATACTTTCAGAATTCACTAGGCTGTATAACGGGAAGCCCCTGCATGTAGGGATTTCTCATGCAGAGGCAGAAAAGGAAGCAGAACATTTTATGAGCCGTATGAAAGAACAGTTTGATGTTCAGCAGGAAGTGATAACAAATATCGGCCCTGTCATTGGAACCCACGTCGGGCCCGGGACCATTTCAATTGCGGTAACACCTCTTTATCGATCATAG
- a CDS encoding DAK2 domain-containing protein, which translates to MALTNIDGEKFAQMLSEGAANLSNNSQKIDALNVFPVPDGDTGTNMNLTMTSGVKEVQGSKPVHAGKVASLFAKGLLMGARGNSGVILSQLFRGFSKEVEKKDSLQVRDIAQALQNGVETAYKAVMKPVEGTILTVAKDAASAAAKEAEQETDCVKFMETVLKEANASLERTPDLLPVLKEVGVVDSGGQGLVTIYEGFAAVLKGEKIAEHSDMQTPSLEELVKFEHHQSAQSHMATEDIEFGYCTEVMVKFEKEKLEHSPYNEEEFRNNLNSFGDSLLVVSDEDLLKIHIHAEHPGNIINEAQKFGSLVNIKVENMREQHSTLLEDEKEHQASSSPESGFAVITVGMGSGIAELFKGLGVKKVIEGGQTMNPSTEDFVKAINEVNAEKIILLPNNSNIIMAAEQAGKVAEAEVRVVPSKSVPQGLAAMLAFNEEQSLKDNADGMKDALQFVKTGEVTYAVRDTSFNGVSIKKGDFMGISEKNIVSNGEDVQRVAEGLIDHLVDDGSEIVTIIYGEERTEEQAMEISNYIEGKFTEVEVEVHVGNQPLYSYILSVE; encoded by the coding sequence GTGGCTCTAACCAATATTGACGGGGAGAAGTTTGCACAGATGCTCTCAGAAGGGGCAGCAAACTTATCCAATAACTCTCAAAAAATTGATGCATTAAACGTTTTTCCTGTACCGGATGGAGATACAGGAACAAACATGAACTTAACAATGACTTCAGGCGTGAAAGAAGTACAGGGGAGTAAGCCTGTCCATGCAGGAAAAGTGGCATCACTTTTTGCCAAGGGCCTCCTTATGGGTGCAAGAGGAAACTCTGGAGTAATTCTTTCCCAGCTTTTTAGAGGTTTCTCTAAAGAAGTAGAAAAAAAAGATAGTCTGCAGGTGAGAGACATTGCACAAGCATTGCAGAATGGAGTGGAAACAGCTTACAAAGCCGTCATGAAACCGGTTGAAGGTACTATTCTTACAGTGGCTAAGGATGCAGCCTCTGCAGCGGCAAAAGAAGCAGAACAGGAAACAGATTGTGTGAAATTCATGGAAACTGTTCTGAAGGAAGCTAATGCGTCCCTCGAAAGAACTCCTGATCTTCTCCCTGTCCTGAAAGAAGTTGGCGTAGTGGATTCCGGCGGACAGGGACTTGTGACAATCTATGAAGGATTTGCGGCTGTTTTAAAAGGCGAAAAAATTGCTGAACATTCAGATATGCAGACTCCTTCCCTGGAAGAACTGGTTAAGTTTGAACACCACCAGTCTGCCCAGAGCCATATGGCCACCGAAGATATTGAATTCGGATACTGCACGGAAGTAATGGTGAAATTCGAAAAAGAAAAACTTGAACATTCTCCATATAATGAAGAGGAATTCAGGAATAACCTGAACAGTTTTGGTGATTCTCTCCTCGTTGTATCGGACGAAGACCTGTTGAAAATACATATTCACGCTGAGCATCCGGGAAATATTATTAATGAGGCTCAAAAATTCGGATCGCTGGTGAATATCAAAGTGGAGAATATGAGAGAACAGCATTCCACGCTTTTAGAAGATGAAAAGGAGCATCAGGCTTCAAGCAGCCCGGAAAGCGGCTTTGCTGTGATTACTGTTGGTATGGGCAGCGGCATAGCTGAATTGTTTAAAGGTCTTGGAGTTAAGAAAGTGATCGAAGGCGGTCAGACGATGAATCCGTCGACTGAGGATTTTGTTAAAGCGATAAATGAGGTGAATGCAGAAAAAATCATTCTGCTGCCAAATAACAGCAACATTATTATGGCTGCTGAGCAGGCAGGGAAAGTGGCAGAAGCTGAAGTAAGAGTGGTGCCCTCCAAGAGTGTTCCCCAGGGACTGGCGGCGATGCTTGCCTTCAACGAAGAACAATCATTGAAAGACAATGCTGATGGGATGAAAGACGCGCTTCAGTTCGTCAAAACGGGAGAAGTTACGTATGCAGTCCGGGACACGAGCTTTAACGGAGTTTCTATTAAAAAAGGCGATTTTATGGGAATTTCCGAAAAAAATATTGTTTCAAATGGTGAAGATGTTCAGAGAGTAGCAGAAGGACTAATTGATCATCTCGTAGACGATGGCAGCGAAATCGTTACAATTATTTACGGGGAAGAAAGAACAGAGGAGCAGGCCATGGAGATTTCCAATTATATTGAAGGGAAATTTACGGAAGTGGAAGTGGAAGTACACGTCGGCAATCAGCCGCTTTATTCTTATATTCTATCTGTTGAATAA
- a CDS encoding Asp23/Gls24 family envelope stress response protein, with protein sequence MTIEMNTKYGNIDVSREVVAVIAGGAAVDCYGIVGMASQKHLKDGLTDLLGKENLARGVVIREENDEIHIDMYIIVSYGTKISEVAYNVQQKVKYQLEQMLGLKVNSANIFISGVRVTN encoded by the coding sequence ATGACAATAGAAATGAATACTAAATACGGGAATATTGATGTTTCGCGGGAAGTAGTAGCGGTTATCGCTGGAGGAGCGGCTGTAGACTGCTACGGAATAGTAGGGATGGCTTCTCAAAAACATCTCAAAGATGGCTTGACCGACCTGCTGGGTAAAGAAAATTTAGCCAGAGGTGTAGTTATAAGAGAGGAAAATGATGAAATTCATATCGACATGTACATTATTGTAAGCTATGGTACGAAGATTTCTGAAGTAGCTTACAATGTTCAGCAGAAAGTAAAGTATCAGCTTGAACAGATGCTTGGACTGAAAGTGAATTCAGCGAATATTTTTATTTCAGGAGTGCGGGTAACTAATTAG
- the rpmB gene encoding 50S ribosomal protein L28, whose translation MARRCVITGRGPSTGNNRSHALNASKRKWGANVQKVRIMLDGKPQRVYVSARALKSGKVQRV comes from the coding sequence ATGGCACGACGTTGTGTTATTACAGGCAGAGGACCATCTACTGGAAATAATCGATCTCACGCTCTAAACGCTAGCAAGCGCAAATGGGGTGCAAACGTTCAAAAAGTTCGAATCATGTTGGACGGCAAGCCGCAGCGTGTTTACGTTTCTGCGCGAGCTCTTAAATCTGGCAAAGTCCAGCGCGTATAA
- a CDS encoding thiamine diphosphokinase: MIYIVYAGGPDFLIPHPSELIKKYGMEIRWIGVDRGAYALMKENIGMEKALGDFDSVNDEELVELHRYSDNIEHYPADKNETDLELALKYANESEPEKIIIVGGTGGRMDHFLMAVHLMEKSSAPVWIEDHSNRIRVLHQGEHLFENADFPYVSFLPCTEKVKKLSLKGFKYNLSNETLYKSSSLCISNEWNGGQASVSFSEGGLLMIETRD; the protein is encoded by the coding sequence GTGATTTATATCGTATACGCAGGCGGCCCTGACTTTCTCATTCCTCATCCATCAGAGCTTATAAAAAAGTATGGTATGGAAATAAGGTGGATTGGGGTCGACCGGGGGGCTTATGCTCTTATGAAAGAAAATATTGGTATGGAAAAAGCTTTAGGAGATTTTGATTCTGTTAATGACGAGGAACTGGTTGAGCTTCACCGCTACTCGGATAATATAGAGCATTATCCGGCAGATAAAAATGAAACAGATCTGGAGCTGGCCTTGAAGTATGCTAACGAAAGTGAACCGGAAAAAATTATTATTGTAGGCGGAACAGGGGGAAGAATGGATCATTTCCTAATGGCTGTCCATCTTATGGAAAAAAGCAGCGCTCCTGTCTGGATTGAAGATCATTCAAACCGGATTAGAGTCCTCCATCAGGGAGAGCATTTATTTGAAAATGCAGATTTCCCTTATGTGTCCTTTCTTCCATGCACTGAAAAGGTGAAAAAACTTTCACTGAAAGGATTTAAATACAACCTCTCCAACGAAACGCTTTATAAAAGTTCCAGTTTGTGTATCAGCAATGAATGGAATGGAGGGCAGGCTTCTGTATCTTTCAGTGAAGGCGGACTCCTGATGATAGAAACCAGAGACTGA
- the thiT gene encoding energy-coupled thiamine transporter ThiT has protein sequence MNRLKLVVMMEIALMTGLAVILDFLTLFRMPYGGSVTLSMLPIIVISYRRGVKAGVTTGVLFGLANLMFGPYIVHWIQALLEYPVAFAAAGLAGLFSFTRKTSVKKTFLYLSAGIAVAVGLRFIAHFVSGIVWFGEFAPEGVPVALYSFLYNLSYLGPTFILLLLIMFLFARSGRQLLHPEAG, from the coding sequence ATGAACAGATTGAAACTGGTTGTCATGATGGAAATCGCACTAATGACCGGTCTGGCAGTTATTTTGGACTTTTTAACACTTTTTCGGATGCCTTATGGAGGATCCGTTACTCTGTCGATGCTTCCTATTATTGTAATTTCCTATAGGCGGGGGGTTAAAGCAGGTGTAACGACAGGGGTCCTGTTCGGATTGGCAAATTTAATGTTCGGACCATATATCGTTCACTGGATTCAGGCTTTGCTTGAGTATCCGGTCGCTTTTGCAGCAGCAGGGCTTGCAGGACTTTTTTCATTTACAAGAAAAACGTCTGTTAAAAAGACATTTTTATATCTGAGTGCAGGTATCGCTGTGGCAGTTGGTCTTCGATTTATTGCTCATTTTGTATCAGGAATAGTCTGGTTTGGAGAGTTTGCTCCCGAAGGTGTTCCGGTTGCTTTATACTCTTTCCTCTACAATTTAAGTTATTTAGGACCAACTTTTATACTGCTTTTATTAATTATGTTTCTATTTGCCCGTTCAGGTCGTCAGCTGCTGCACCCTGAGGCAGGATAG
- the rpe gene encoding ribulose-phosphate 3-epimerase — protein MTIKIAPSILSADFADLGSEVKEAAEGGADYIHIDVMDGHFVPNITIGPLIVKAVRPHTNLPLDVHLMIENPENFINDFAEAGADIISVHAEACPHLHRTIQLIKKAGVKAGVVINPATPVSAIESIIEDVDLVLLMTVNPGFGGQSFITSVLPKIREVRSLAGPDKDVEVDGGVNEETAALCIEAGANVLVAGSAVFGKENRAQAIEKIRGEHVKF, from the coding sequence ATGACAATTAAAATTGCCCCTTCCATCTTATCGGCCGACTTCGCTGATCTTGGCAGCGAAGTGAAGGAAGCTGCTGAGGGAGGTGCGGATTATATTCATATTGATGTGATGGACGGCCATTTTGTTCCAAATATAACAATCGGGCCATTAATTGTGAAGGCTGTCCGGCCTCATACAAATTTACCGCTTGATGTCCACTTGATGATTGAAAATCCGGAAAATTTTATTAATGATTTTGCTGAAGCGGGGGCCGATATTATCAGCGTACATGCTGAAGCATGTCCTCATCTTCACAGGACCATTCAATTAATAAAAAAAGCAGGAGTTAAGGCGGGCGTGGTGATTAATCCTGCTACCCCTGTCAGTGCGATTGAATCCATCATTGAAGATGTAGATCTCGTCTTACTAATGACGGTCAATCCCGGTTTTGGAGGGCAGAGTTTTATAACAAGTGTTCTCCCTAAAATTCGTGAAGTCCGCAGTTTGGCAGGGCCGGATAAAGATGTAGAAGTAGATGGAGGAGTAAATGAAGAGACTGCTGCTTTATGTATTGAAGCGGGAGCAAATGTTCTTGTAGCAGGTTCCGCTGTCTTTGGTAAAGAAAATCGGGCACAGGCTATTGAAAAAATACGCGGAGAACATGTAAAATTTTAA